A genomic segment from Nicotiana tabacum cultivar K326 chromosome 7, ASM71507v2, whole genome shotgun sequence encodes:
- the LOC107798856 gene encoding putative caffeine synthase MTL3, translating into FYWILDFQKLVILKVRAILEESIQRFCHLGFPECITLADLGCSSGPNAILPIAEMVEIVDKLSEELNNQKPLNIQVFLNDLVGNDFNTVFKLLPSFYKQIQRKKGEGSCFIGAMPGSFYGRLFPQHSVHLVHSSYSLHWLSQVPKGLVTESGLPLNKGNIYIAKTSPSNVHEAYFIQFQKDFTNFLSMRSEEIVHCGSLVLTFICKNDEVDGCDFWELLGITLNDMAIEGLVEEAKLDKFNLPLYAPSTKELKQIIEKEGSFKLLQLETFKLKWDSNMDDNSEKEATIFDEKSKAKYIAGNMRAVQESILVEHFGEEIMDDLFERYGKKAIEYMKNGKGIIINVVVSLSKWNKKGESWNNGKVVPV; encoded by the exons TtttattggattcttgatttTCAGAAGCTGGTTATTCTCAAGGTGAGAGCCATTCTTGAAGAAAGTATACAAAGATTTTGTCATTTGGGGTTTCCAGAATGTATAACCCTAGCTGACTTGGGATGTTCTTCAGGGCCAAATGCAATATTACCAATAGCTGAAATGGTAGAAATTGTGGACAAATTAAGCGAAGAATTGAATAATCAAAAGCCACTTAATATTCAAGTCTTTTTGAATGATCTCGTTGGCAATGATTTTAACACTGTTTTCAAGCTTCTGCCTAGTTTTTATAAACAGATCCAAAGAAAGAAGGGAGAGGGTTCATGTTTCATTGGAGCTATGCCTGGTTCATTTTATGGCAGGCTTTTTCCTCAACATTCTGTTCATTTGGTGCATTCTTCTTATAGTCTTCATTGGCTATCTCAG GTTCCGAAAGGGTTAGTCACTGAATCTGGTTTGCCATTGAACAAAGGCAACATTTACATAGCAAAAACCAGTCCCTCAAATGTTCATGAAGCTTACTTCATTCAATTTCAAAAGGATTTTACTAATTTTCTTAGTATGCGCTCTGAAGAGATTGTACATTGTGGGAGTTTAGTTCTTACTTTCATCTGTAAAAATGATGAAGTTGATGGTTGTGATTTCTGGGAATTGCTTGGGATCACTTTGAATGACATGGCCATTGAG GGGTTGGTTGAAGAAGCCAAGTTAGACAAGTTCAATCTTCCACTATATGCACCTTCTACAAAAGAATTAAAACAAATTATTGAGAAGGAAGGCTCTTTCAAACTATTGCAACTTGAGACATTTAAACTCAAGTGGGATTCAAACATGGATGATAATAGTGAGAAAGAAGCAACAATATTTGATGAGAAGAGTAAGGCCAAATATATAGCTGGAAATATGAGAGCAGTTCAAGAATCCATATTAGTAGAacattttggagaagaaattaTGGATGATTTGTTTGAAAGATATGGCAAGAAAGCAATAGAGTACATGAAGAATGGGAAAGGCATTATTATTAATGTGGTTGTGTCTCTTAGTAAATGGAATAAGAAAGGGGAATCTTGGAACAATGGTAAAGTTGTTCCCGTATAA